The following proteins are co-located in the Bombus pascuorum chromosome 3, iyBomPasc1.1, whole genome shotgun sequence genome:
- the LOC132905491 gene encoding mitochondrial import inner membrane translocase subunit Tim10 B-like: MDASIIRNMKDFHNLFNQMSETCFKTCVSTFMSRDISTEEIQCVENCSGKHINANHKIMEIFMEVQPAIARKNMEEFQKTQAALDAAQKEQNSDSNR; this comes from the exons atggATGCTTCGATTATCAGAAAT atgaaggatttccataatttgtttaatcaaATGTCTGAAACATGTTTCAAGACGTGCGTGAGTACATTTATGTCAAGGGATATATCTACAGAAGAG ATTCAATGCGTAGAAAACTGTTCAGGTAAACATATAAACGCGAATCacaaaataatggaaatatttatggaaGTGCAACCTGCTATCGCTCGTAAAAACATGGAGGAATTTCAAAAGACTCAAGCAGCTTTAGATGCAGCACAAAAAGAGCAGAATTCTGATAGCAATAGATAg
- the LOC132905139 gene encoding nucleoredoxin-like → MAACYSEQASSSSGNVTKKSPAAAAKPVCWQHRLFGKQLSRCSQVNQQDTKPCDASGMLVDEDGQPTCEVIGVYFSFINPGATCDDFTRQLLDLYTNVNSSPSHTENDRDIENSTRGRERRKKFEVVHVVLWSNVADVLDFEESFRAHVAELPWLAVPNLDYERKTRLTRRYRIKADVPTLILLDGSNGSVVTRGGVERTIGDSSGAEFPWKAPHPKAALEDGPLLPCGARDSNEPMLHEELRHCFKGVYFSAHWCPPCKAFTPQLVDTYQRIRERGHDFEVIFVSSDRSEESYNVYIETMPWLRIPFSQEERRRKLASALDVQAIPTLVILDPRDNIITLDGRTELIEDPEGLNFPWTSRLVNILTEKYAASLHDAPAIILFVEGEDCEIQFAESVLLPAAQAYRQGRPDYDPNYDDPDDILQFYVALDCETSDILREFVGLDDAVPLLTAIDIPRGIYVVMEDGAEITVDSVQQFVDSFRNDKLPINKIAAVHKTAKNDYVST, encoded by the exons ATGGCCGCGTGCTATAGCGAGCAGGCATCATCCAGCTCGGGAAACGTAACGAAAAAGTCACCTGCGGCCGCCGCGAAACCAGTCTGTTGGCAACATAGACTGTTCGGTAAACAACTGTCGCGGTGCAGTCAGGTTAATCAACAAGACACAAAACCGTGCGATGCAAGTGGTATGCTTGTCGATGAAGACGGTCAGCCGACTTGTGAAGTGATCGGTGTGTATTTTAGTTTCATTAATCCCGGTGCTACGTGCGATGACTTTACGCGTCAGCTGCTCGACCTGTACACCAATGTCAACTCGTCCCCGTCACACACGGAAAACGATCGGGACATCGAGAATTCCACCAGAGGTagagaaaggaggaaaaagtTCGAGGTCGTGCACGTGGTTCTTTGGAGTAACGTAGCCGATGTCCTCGACTTTGAAGAAAGTTTTCGTGCACACGTTGCAGAGTTACCCTGGTTGGCTGTACCGAACTTGGACTACGAGAGAAAG ACCAGACTGACTCGAAGGTATCGGATAAAGGCCGATGTACCAACTTTGATTTTATTGGACGGTTCTAACGGCTCGGTGGTAACCAGAGGAGGCGTAGAGCGAACCATCGGCGACTCCAGCGGGGCTGAATTTCCTTGGAAGGCTCCTCATCCGAAGGCTGCTCTCGAAGATGGACCCTTATTGCCATGTGGGGCACGCGATAGTAACGAACCCATGCTACACGAAGAGTTACGTCATTGCTTTAAGGGTGTTTACTTCAGCGCACATTGG TGTCCACCTTGTAAAGCATTTACTCCACAACTTGTGGACACCTATCAGCGAATTCGAGAAAGGGGTCACGATTTCGAGGTGATCTTTGTAAGTTCAGATAG GAGCGAAGAGTCTTACAACGTTTACATTGAAACGATGCCTTGGTTGAGGATACCTTTTAGTCAAGAAGAGAGACGACGAAAATTAGCAAGTGCTCTCGACGTACAAGCAATACCCACTTTAGTAATACTTGACCCCCGAGATAACATTATAACTTTGGATGGTCGGACGGAATTAATCGAGGACCCTGAAggattg aattttccATGGACCAGTCGTCTGGTGAATATTTTAACTGAAAAATACGCCGCTTCATTACATGATGCACCGGCAATTATTCTTTTTGTCG AAGGTGAAGATTGTGAGATTCAATTCGCAGAGAGTGTATTATTGCCAGCTGCACAGGCGTATAGACAAGGTAGACCTGACTATGATCCAAATTACGATGATCCAGAtgatattttgcaattttatgtaGCATTAGAT TGTGAAACATCAGATATTCTTCGTGAATTTGTCGGTTTAGATGATGCTGTACCTCTCTTAACAGCAATTGATATACCTCGAGGAATTTATGTGGTGATGGAAGATGGTGCCGAAATAACTGTAGATTCTGTACAACAATTTGTCGATAGTTTTCGCAATGACAAATTGCCTATAAACAAAATAGCTGCAGTACATAAAACTGCTAAGAATGATTACGTTTCTacttga
- the LOC132905137 gene encoding cell division control protein 45 homolog, with product MFVENLERGFYRLIKHDRCLLLVNFDVDAICACRILQQLFKYDNMIYTLVPIQGIQDMVRAFEENCEEVKNVIFINCGGTLDLVELLQPIESVIFYIVDSHRPYDLCNVYSEDQVRILGKPDEDDEIPEYSDVFRDDSSDENETDEESENNGSQTKRRRLNEEDIIRRTKRREWTEKRATILFNYTQYSYYSRSSAMLIFEMAWNMTKDNLDMVWWAIIGSTEQAILGKVESRLSVLEEGSLQAHVSRLTHKGAEVDKQEQRQSTVKITYDKDLLLVLYRHWTVEASLRHSVPTAVSLRLWSLRGEQRLKGLLADMGLPLAQSRQRFSAMDLALRQEFKQMVEKLAGKYKVDTIIGTSFTLQYGYKFKYCASDIVYAMLAVMESSSKTKLPQGCFLDALDCLSRTKKDILESGIEKAKLMLKTIFKTAQSILQLKEIKNIGSFLYIIIPEGTADNLIFAHPYPLIMLAQFTLKAYVESSKNRRAPELPLVASSVYDTEEKMCIMIGIPPVCEDQPRSLFGRAFEQAAKNTNSYIEADYFDSTIIRLKIEERPRFLDALASLLA from the exons ATGTTTGTGGAAAACTTAGAAAGAGGATTTTACCGTTTAATAAAACATGAT AGGTGTTTACTGTTGGTTAACTTTGATGTTGATGCCATTTGTGCCTGTAGAATTTTACaacaactttttaaatatgataACATGATATATACCCTTGTACCTATTCAAGGTATTCAGGATATGGTTCGTGCCTTTGAAGAAAATTGTGAGGag gtaaagaatgttatttttataaattgtggGGGTACATTAGACTTAGTAGAACTGTTACAACCTATAGAATCtgtgatattttatatcgttgatAGCCATAGGCCTTATGATTTATGTAATGTATATTCAGAAGATCAAGTACGTATACTTGGTAAACCAGATGAAGATGATGAAATTCCAGAATATAGTGATGTCTTTAGAGATGATTCT tctgatgaaaatgaaacagacGAAGAATCAGAAAATAATGGATCTCAGACAAAAAGGCGAAGGTTAAATGAAGAAGATATTATTAGAAGAACCAAACGAAGAGAATGGACTGAGAAAAGAGCAACTATTTTGTTCAATTATACACAGTACAGTTACTATAGCAGATCA AGTGCAATGCTTATATTTGAAATGGCATGGAATATGACAAAAGATAATTTGGATATGGTTTGGTGGGCTATAATTGGTTCCACGGAACAAGCTATTCTTGGTAAAGTAGAATCAAGGTTAAGCGTTCTTGAAGAAGGTTCCCTTCAAGCCCATGTATCTAGATTAACTCATAAAGGAGCTGAAGTTGATAAGCAAGAACAGCGACAAAGTACAGTTAAAATTACTTATGATAAAGA CCTCTTACTTGTGTTATATCGTCATTGGACTGTAGAAGCTAGTTTAAGACACTCAGTACCAACTGCAGTTTCGTTACGACTTTGGTCTCTTCGAGGAGAACAACGATTGAAGGGATTATTGGCAGACATGGGTTTGCCTTTAGCGCAATCAAGGCAACGATTTTCAGCAATGGATCTTGCACTTAGACaagaatttaaacaaatggtagaaaaattagcaggaaaatataaagtagATACTATAATTGGGACAAGTTTTACTCTGCAGTATGGTTACAAGTTTAAATATTGTGCTTCAGATATAGTTTATGCTATGCTTGCTGTAATGGAATCTTCT tCAAAGACAAAATTACCACAAGGTTGTTTTTTAGATGCATTGGACTGTTTATCTCGtacaaaaaaagatattttagaaaGTGGTATAGAAAAAGCAAAACTTATGcttaaaactatttttaagaCTGCACAGAGTATTTTACAAttgaaggaaataaaaaacattggTTCATTTCTTTACATAATTATTCCAGAGGGAACTGCTGACAATCTTATATTTGCACATCCATATCCATTAATAATGTTAGCTCAGTTTACTCTAAAGGCTTATGTAGAATCTTCAAAAAACAGGCGGGCACCGGAATTGCCACTTGTAGCTTCTTCAGTGTATGACACAGAAGAGAAAATGTGTATAATGATTGGCATACCACCAGTGTGTGAAGATCAACCAAGAAG TTTATTTGGAAGAGCCTTTGAACAAGCGgcgaaaaatacaaattcttaCATAGAAGCAGATTACTTTGACTCTACAA TAATAAGACtgaaaatcgaagaaagacCAAGATTTTTGGATGCTTTAGCATCTCTTCTAGCttaa
- the LOC132905138 gene encoding H/ACA ribonucleoprotein complex subunit 4 — protein MAESDKSKKKSKKKSLGEIQATMKCQLEPSNEIIKLEYKDWPLLFKNFHKMLTRTKHFTPLTSGSTPLHRTLSEYIKSGCINLDKPCNPSSHEVVAWIKRILKVEKTGHSGTLDPKVSGCLIVCIDRATRLAKSQQSAGKEYVAVFKLHSAPESLQKVCQALEKLRGALFQRPPLISAVKRQLRVRTVYDSWFIDYDKERNMGAFRISCEAGSYIRTICVHLGLFLGTGCQMQELRRNRSGVQSENDGMVTMHDILDAQWLYENHGDESYLRRVIKPLEALLVNHKRIIVKDSAVNAICYGAKIMLPGILMYDDGIELNQEIVIVTTKGEAIALAIALMTSPTMTACDHGVAAKIKRVIMERDAYPRKWGLGPKASIKKRMIIEGKLDKYGKPNENTPADWLANYADYSAPTVKTEENGDTDPVSKKRKWEETISKPTDEVTVKEEQVEDLELTSPKEKKRDKKEKKKKKKKEKTESEADEPMITEGATEESPAKEEKKKKKKKKDKDQDQEVTVSS, from the exons ATGGCAGAAAgtg ataaaagcaaaaagaaaagcaagaaGAAGTCTCTTGGAGAGATTCAAGCAACAATGAAATGTCAACTTGAACCTTCAAATGAGATTATAAAACTGGAATACAAAGATTGGCCCCTTTTATTTAAA aatttccataaaatgcTTACTCGTACAAAACATTTTACACCCTTAACTAGTGGCTCAACACCATTACATCGTACTTTAtctgaatatataaaatctgGTTGCATTAATCTTGACAAACCATGTAATCCATCGTCACATGAAGTTGTTGCAtggataaaaagaattttaaaagtagaaaagacTGGTCACTCTGGTACTTTAGACCCAAAAGTATCTGGTTGTTTAATAGTATGTATTGACAGAGCAACCCGATTAGCTAAATCACAGCAGTCTGCTGGAAAGGAATATGTTGcagtttttaaattacattctgCTCCAGAGAGTCTTCAAAAg GTATGTCAAGCACTAGAAAAATTACGTGGTGCACTATTTCAACGACCTCCACTTATATCTGCAGTGAAGCGTCAGCTTCGTGTCAGAACAGTTTATGACAGTTGGTTTATTGACTATGATAAAGAACGTAATATGGGAGCGTTCAGAATTAGTTGTGAGGCTGGTTCATATATTAGAACTATTTGTGTTCACCTTGGCCTCTTCTTAGGCACTGGTTGTCAAATGCAAGAATTACGTAGAAATCGTTCAGGTGTTCAATCTGAAAATGATGGAATGGTTACTATGCACGATATACTTGATGCTCAATGGTTATATGAAAATCATGGAGATGAGTCTTATTTGAGAAGAGTAATTAAACCACTAGAAGCTCTTCTAGTAAatcataaaagaattattgtaAAAGATAGCGca gTAAATGCTATTTGTTATGGAGCTAAAATTATGTTACCTGGTATTTTAATGTATGATGATGGTATAGAATTAAATCAAGAAATTGTAATAGTGACTACAAAAGGTGAAGCTATAGCACTTG ctATAGCTTTAATGACATCTCCTACAATGACAGCTTGTGATCATGGTGTAGCTGCTAAAATTAAAAGAGTAATCATGGAAAGAGATGCATATCCAAGAAAATGGGGTTTGGGACCAAAAGCTTCTATAAAAAAACGTATGATAATCGAGGgaaaattagataaatatGGAAAACCGAATGAAAACACACCTGCGGACTGGTTAGCAAATTATGCAGATTACTCTGCACCTACAgttaaa ACTGAGGAAAATGGAGATACCGATCCTGTGTCTAAGAAACGAAAATGGGaagaaacaatttcaaaaCCGACAGATGAAGTTACAGTCAAAGAGGAACAGGTTGAAGATTTAGAATTGACATcaccaaaagaaaaaaagagagataaaaaggaaaagaaaaagaaaaaaaagaaggaaaagacaGAATCCGAAGCTGATGAACCCATGATTACAGAAGGTGCAACTGAG gAATcaccagcaaaagaagaaaagaagaagaagaaaaagaagaaagataaagatcAAGATCAAGAAGTAACAGTTTcaagttga